One Abditibacteriota bacterium genomic window carries:
- a CDS encoding haloacid dehalogenase: MSEINIDAITAILDETHALREKALTISRETIRFCANSIRASHRREFDKAAELMEEAGSRVRQVKELLQDKPEIYYTGYVLDAQKEYGEAVLTNAIIRGLDLPDFREIGIEPAVWLNSLAEAASETRRYALDELRRGDIDSAVRALDVMDDVYYMLITVDYPDAVSGGLRRHTDQLRGVLEKTRSEITLIKHQQDLSDKLDRALDQ; this comes from the coding sequence ATGAGCGAGATAAACATAGACGCCATTACGGCTATTCTGGACGAGACCCACGCCCTCAGGGAGAAGGCGCTGACCATATCCCGGGAGACCATCCGTTTTTGCGCCAATTCCATACGGGCGTCCCACCGCAGAGAGTTTGACAAGGCTGCGGAGCTCATGGAAGAGGCCGGCAGCAGGGTGCGTCAGGTAAAGGAGCTCCTGCAGGACAAGCCCGAGATATACTACACGGGCTACGTGCTGGACGCCCAGAAGGAATACGGCGAGGCGGTGCTGACCAACGCCATCATCCGGGGTCTGGACCTGCCGGACTTCAGGGAGATAGGCATCGAGCCGGCCGTGTGGCTCAACTCTCTGGCAGAGGCCGCCAGCGAGACCCGGCGATACGCTCTGGACGAGCTGAGGCGGGGCGACATAGACTCGGCTGTGCGCGCTCTGGACGTCATGGACGACGTGTATTATATGCTGATCACCGTGGATTATCCTGACGCCGTCTCCGGCGGTCTCCGGCGGCATACGGACCAGCTGAGAGGCGTGCTGGAAAAGACACGCTCCGAGATCACCCTTATCAAGCATCAGCAGGATCTGAGCGACAAGCTGGACAGAGCCCTGGACCAATGA